Proteins from one Arsenophonus apicola genomic window:
- the emrB gene encoding multidrug efflux MFS transporter permease subunit EmrB, whose amino-acid sequence MAKEPLQGAKLAWMTLALSLATFMQVLDSTIANVAIPTIAGNLGASNSQGTWVITSFGVANAISIPITGWLAKRVGEVKLFLWSTGLFTLTSWLCGIAGSLETLIFFRILQGMVAGPLIPLSQSLLLNNYPPLKRNMALALWSITIVIAPICGPILGGYISDNYHWGWIFFINVPFGFAIIFIIMQTLSDRETATEIKPIDTIGLTLLIIGIGALQIMLDRGKELDWFNSTEIVVLAITAVIALSFLIIWELTDNNPVIDLSLFKERNFTIGCLSLSLAYMLYFGTIVLLPQLLQEVFGYTATWAGLASAPVGILPLLITPLIGRFSHKIDMRVIVTFSFIVYAICYYWRAWTFEPAMDFAAAAWPQFVQGLAIACFFMPLTTITLSGLPAEKIASASSLSNFTRTLAGAIGTSVTTTLWTQREAMHYAHFTEIITPYNPESQQFYAKLSALGLNEQQSSAYLAKMITDQGLIISANEIFWLSAGVFIALLVLLWLAKPPFTAGDSQNSGGAH is encoded by the coding sequence GTGGCTAAAGAGCCATTACAAGGCGCAAAACTGGCATGGATGACATTAGCACTATCATTAGCGACCTTTATGCAGGTTTTGGATTCTACCATCGCTAATGTTGCAATCCCAACAATCGCAGGTAATTTAGGTGCTTCCAATTCACAAGGTACCTGGGTAATCACCTCCTTTGGAGTAGCTAATGCCATTTCGATCCCAATTACAGGTTGGTTGGCGAAACGTGTTGGCGAAGTTAAACTTTTTCTTTGGTCAACCGGGCTATTCACCCTGACATCATGGTTATGCGGTATTGCTGGCAGCTTGGAAACATTGATCTTCTTTCGCATCTTACAAGGAATGGTCGCGGGCCCACTGATTCCTTTGTCACAAAGCTTACTACTTAATAACTATCCTCCGCTTAAACGTAATATGGCGCTTGCGCTTTGGTCAATAACCATCGTCATTGCCCCTATTTGTGGTCCGATCTTGGGGGGTTATATTAGTGATAATTATCACTGGGGTTGGATTTTCTTTATTAATGTCCCGTTCGGTTTCGCTATTATTTTCATTATTATGCAAACACTCTCTGATCGTGAAACAGCAACCGAAATAAAACCCATTGATACTATTGGATTAACATTACTAATCATTGGTATCGGTGCATTACAAATTATGCTTGATCGAGGTAAAGAGCTAGATTGGTTTAATTCCACAGAAATTGTTGTGCTTGCGATAACCGCAGTAATTGCATTGAGCTTCCTTATTATTTGGGAATTAACAGATAATAACCCGGTTATTGATCTTTCACTGTTTAAAGAGCGTAACTTCACCATTGGCTGTTTATCACTCAGTCTGGCTTATATGCTCTACTTTGGTACGATTGTACTACTTCCGCAGTTATTACAGGAAGTGTTTGGCTATACGGCAACTTGGGCAGGTTTAGCCTCAGCGCCGGTCGGAATTTTACCCCTATTAATAACGCCGTTAATTGGGCGATTTAGCCATAAAATTGATATGCGTGTCATCGTTACCTTCAGCTTTATTGTTTACGCCATATGCTATTATTGGCGCGCGTGGACATTTGAGCCGGCAATGGATTTTGCCGCCGCAGCCTGGCCGCAATTCGTGCAAGGATTAGCTATTGCTTGCTTTTTCATGCCACTTACCACCATTACTTTATCTGGCTTGCCAGCTGAAAAGATCGCTTCAGCATCCAGTCTATCAAATTTTACCCGCACACTTGCCGGCGCGATAGGAACGTCTGTGACAACGACTTTATGGACACAAAGGGAAGCGATGCATTATGCCCATTTTACGGAGATTATTACCCCCTATAATCCAGAGTCACAACAATTCTACGCAAAATTATCCGCTCTAGGATTAAATGAGCAACAATCATCAGCTTATCTAGCCAAAATGATTACCGATCAAGGATTAATTATCTCAGCTAATGAAATTTTTTGGTTATCAGCAGGTGTTTTTATTGCTCTTTTAGTTTTACTTTGGTTGGCAAAACCTCCTTTCACTGCAGGGGACAGCCAAAACAGCGGAGGCGCACATTAA
- the nrdE gene encoding class 1b ribonucleoside-diphosphate reductase subunit alpha, whose protein sequence is MTVQPQEQLDYHALNAMLNLYDNDNKIQLDKDKQAAHHYFRHHVNQNTVFFHNLQEKLDFLLAENYYESAILAQYEFTFIKKLFQQAYNHKFRFQTFLGAFKYYTSYTLKTFDGRRYLERYEDRVCMVALTLAQGNQELASQLVDEIISGRFQPATPTFLNCGKKQRGELVSCFLLRIEDNMESIGRSVNSALQLSKRGGGVAFLLTNLREAGAPIKLIENQSSGVIPVMKMLEDAFSYANQLGARQGAGAVYLHAHHPDILSFLDTKRENADEKIRIKTLSLGVVIPDITFHLAKNNQDMYLFSPYDIERCYGVPMSEINITEKYSEMVNNKNIRKQKINAREFFLTLAEIQFESGYPYILFEDNANRLNPIYGRINMSNLCSEILQVNNASIYDENLDYRHVGKDISCNLGSMNIAKTMDSPDFAHSIEIAIRALTAVSDMSQIQSVPSIQEGNKKSHAIGLGQMNLHGYLAREHIYYGSEEGIDFTNIYFYTVTYYALQASNKLAIERQHYFSGFEHSKYASGEYFEKYINQQWQPKTEKVKQLFQHSAIHIPTSKDWQKLKQSIMEHGIYNQNLQAIPPTGSISYINHSTSSIHPIVARIEIRKEGKIGRVYYPAPYLTNENLEYYQDAYQIGAEKIIDTYAAATQHVDQGLSLTLFFTDNATTRDINRAQIYAWKKGIKTLYYIRIRQSTLEGTEVKGCVSCAL, encoded by the coding sequence ATGACAGTACAGCCTCAAGAACAACTCGATTATCATGCGCTTAATGCCATGCTAAATCTGTATGATAACGATAATAAAATTCAACTCGATAAAGATAAGCAGGCGGCACATCATTACTTCCGCCACCATGTCAATCAAAACACGGTTTTTTTTCATAATTTACAAGAGAAACTGGATTTTTTATTAGCAGAAAATTATTACGAATCGGCAATACTGGCACAATATGAATTTACTTTTATAAAAAAACTTTTCCAGCAAGCCTATAACCACAAGTTTCGCTTTCAAACATTTCTTGGCGCTTTTAAATATTATACTAGTTATACCTTAAAAACTTTTGATGGTAGACGTTACTTAGAACGTTATGAAGATAGAGTATGCATGGTTGCTCTGACACTTGCACAAGGAAATCAGGAGTTAGCTAGCCAACTGGTAGATGAAATCATTAGTGGCCGCTTCCAACCAGCAACTCCCACTTTTTTAAATTGCGGTAAAAAACAGCGCGGTGAACTGGTATCTTGTTTCTTACTACGCATAGAAGATAACATGGAATCGATAGGCCGCTCTGTTAATTCGGCTTTACAACTGTCAAAACGTGGCGGCGGTGTGGCTTTCTTACTGACTAATTTACGTGAGGCTGGAGCCCCAATAAAGCTGATTGAGAATCAATCTTCTGGTGTCATACCTGTAATGAAAATGTTAGAAGATGCCTTTTCTTATGCCAATCAACTTGGTGCAAGACAAGGCGCTGGAGCCGTTTATCTTCACGCCCATCACCCCGATATTTTAAGCTTTTTAGATACTAAACGTGAAAACGCCGATGAAAAAATCCGCATTAAAACCTTATCACTAGGAGTAGTGATCCCGGATATTACCTTTCATTTGGCTAAAAATAATCAAGATATGTACCTATTCTCACCTTACGATATTGAGCGCTGTTATGGTGTCCCTATGTCAGAAATTAACATCACTGAAAAATATTCAGAGATGGTAAATAATAAAAACATTCGCAAACAGAAGATCAACGCCCGTGAGTTTTTTCTCACCTTAGCAGAAATTCAATTTGAATCAGGCTATCCCTATATTTTATTTGAAGATAATGCCAATCGTCTAAATCCTATTTATGGCCGAATTAATATGAGTAATCTGTGTTCAGAAATCTTACAAGTTAATAATGCCAGTATTTACGACGAAAATTTAGATTATCGCCATGTAGGTAAAGATATTAGTTGTAATTTAGGCTCAATGAATATTGCTAAAACGATGGATTCCCCAGACTTTGCACATTCAATTGAAATTGCTATTAGAGCATTGACGGCAGTTTCAGATATGAGCCAGATCCAATCAGTGCCTTCGATTCAAGAAGGTAATAAAAAATCACATGCTATTGGTTTAGGGCAAATGAATTTACATGGCTACCTAGCACGTGAACATATTTATTATGGTTCAGAAGAGGGGATTGATTTCACCAATATCTATTTTTATACCGTAACTTACTACGCATTGCAGGCCTCAAATAAGCTGGCTATTGAGCGTCAACACTATTTTAGCGGTTTTGAGCACTCTAAATACGCCTCTGGCGAATATTTTGAAAAATATATCAATCAGCAGTGGCAACCTAAAACTGAAAAAGTAAAACAGCTATTTCAACACTCGGCCATTCATATTCCCACTTCTAAAGATTGGCAAAAACTCAAGCAATCTATTATGGAGCATGGGATCTACAATCAGAATTTACAAGCCATTCCGCCAACTGGCTCTATTTCTTATATTAATCATTCAACTTCAAGTATTCATCCTATTGTTGCGCGTATTGAAATTCGTAAAGAAGGTAAAATTGGCCGCGTCTATTATCCTGCGCCTTACCTAACGAACGAAAATTTAGAGTATTATCAAGATGCTTATCAAATAGGCGCTGAAAAAATCATCGATACTTATGCGGCTGCTACTCAACATGTCGATCAAGGACTATCATTAACCCTTTTCTTTACTGATAACGCAACCACACGAGATATTAATCGCGCTCAGATATATGCCTGGAAAAAAGGTATAAAAACCCTTTATTACATTCGTATCCGCCAATCAACTTTAGAAGGAACTGAAGTCAAAGGCTGCGTTTCATGTGCACTATAA
- the emrA gene encoding multidrug efflux MFS transporter periplasmic adaptor subunit EmrA, whose product MGVNEQQITATKTQKRRTIIILVSIFFIITALICGIYWFLVLRHHQSTDNAYIAGNQIQLMSQVPGSVITVNVENTDFVKSGTVLVMLDPKDAILALEKAKTNLANSVRQTHQHMINSRQYQANISLRRSELNKLQQDLQRREILGQSNVIGKEELQHAREAVTSAKAALDVAVEQFNANQAIVLDTPLDKQPAVLQAATELRNAWLTLKRTQIVTPIDGYVSRRSVQVGARITPATPLMAVVPSDNMWIDANFKETQHADIRIGQPAKITTDFYGKSVVYQGSVEGLDMGTGSAFSLLPAQNASGNWIKIVQRLPVRITIDAEQLKKYPLRIGLSSEVTVDTSNKNGLTLSQKIRANPVYHTNVFKIDMAPVDQLVTDIINNNSGTK is encoded by the coding sequence ATGGGCGTTAATGAACAACAAATAACAGCCACTAAAACACAAAAACGCCGAACTATAATTATACTAGTCAGTATTTTTTTTATTATTACTGCATTAATATGTGGAATTTATTGGTTTTTAGTGCTTCGACACCATCAAAGTACAGATAATGCTTACATTGCAGGCAATCAAATCCAATTAATGTCTCAGGTGCCTGGCAGCGTTATTACCGTTAACGTTGAAAATACTGATTTTGTAAAAAGTGGCACAGTGCTGGTAATGCTTGATCCCAAAGATGCTATTTTGGCATTGGAAAAAGCAAAAACTAATTTAGCTAATAGCGTGCGGCAAACCCATCAACATATGATTAATAGTCGACAGTATCAAGCTAATATCTCTCTTCGTCGTTCTGAACTAAATAAATTACAACAAGATCTTCAACGTCGTGAAATACTTGGCCAATCAAACGTTATTGGTAAAGAAGAATTACAACATGCTCGTGAAGCAGTGACCAGCGCTAAAGCCGCCTTAGATGTTGCTGTTGAGCAATTTAATGCTAATCAAGCTATCGTGTTAGATACCCCGCTTGATAAACAACCCGCGGTTTTACAAGCGGCCACTGAGCTTCGTAACGCTTGGTTAACTTTAAAACGAACTCAAATTGTTACCCCAATTGATGGCTATGTTTCACGTCGTAGTGTTCAAGTCGGTGCTCGTATTACCCCAGCAACACCGCTTATGGCGGTAGTACCCAGCGATAATATGTGGATTGACGCAAATTTTAAAGAAACCCAACATGCTGATATACGTATCGGTCAACCAGCAAAAATCACTACCGATTTTTATGGTAAAAGTGTTGTTTACCAAGGAAGCGTTGAAGGCTTAGATATGGGAACCGGTAGTGCTTTTTCACTATTACCGGCCCAAAATGCAAGTGGTAACTGGATCAAAATTGTTCAACGCTTACCCGTTCGGATAACCATTGATGCGGAACAGTTAAAGAAATATCCTCTAAGGATTGGACTATCAAGTGAAGTTACCGTCGATACAAGTAATAAAAATGGCCTGACACTTTCACAAAAAATTCGCGCTAATCCTGTTTACCATACTAATGTATTTAAAATTGATATGGCTCCCGTCGATCAACTCGTTACCGATATTATTAATAATAATTCAGGAACAAAATAA
- the proW gene encoding glycine betaine/L-proline ABC transporter permease ProW: MVNQAHLNQEIINDPWNTVTTESATDWLDNPVDVATEHFDIMHPFQQPLIPLDSWVSQAIDWIVLHFRPLFQGIRLPIDFMLSRFEHILTTLPATFIIICFALLAWQLANKKIAVATFISLVFIGAIGTWSEAMITLSLVLTSLFFCLLIGLPLGIWLANSKPASQIIRPLLDAMQTTPAFVYLVPIVMLFGIGNVPGIVVTIIFALPPIIRLTILGIRQVPDDLIEAAESFGASRNQLLFKVQLPLAAPTIMAGVNQTLMLSLSMVVIASMIAVGGLGQMVLRGIGRLDMGLAAVGGTGIVILAIILDRLTQSLGEKASIKKNIAWYHTGPIGLIICLLQKTKSRFGQ, from the coding sequence ATGGTTAATCAAGCTCACCTAAATCAAGAAATAATTAATGATCCTTGGAACACGGTAACGACAGAAAGCGCTACAGATTGGTTAGATAACCCCGTAGATGTAGCAACGGAACATTTTGATATCATGCATCCCTTCCAGCAGCCACTAATACCGCTGGACTCATGGGTTTCGCAGGCTATCGATTGGATAGTTTTACACTTTCGCCCATTGTTTCAGGGGATCCGTCTGCCAATTGATTTTATGTTAAGTCGTTTTGAACATATCCTAACCACATTACCTGCTACTTTTATCATTATTTGTTTCGCTCTGTTAGCCTGGCAGTTAGCAAATAAAAAAATAGCAGTAGCGACGTTTATCTCATTGGTTTTCATTGGAGCCATCGGCACCTGGTCAGAAGCAATGATCACTTTATCTCTGGTATTAACTTCCTTATTTTTCTGTCTGTTAATTGGTTTACCCTTGGGAATATGGTTAGCAAATAGCAAACCTGCAAGTCAAATAATTCGGCCGCTATTAGATGCAATGCAAACTACACCCGCGTTTGTTTATCTGGTCCCTATTGTCATGTTATTTGGAATTGGTAACGTCCCTGGTATTGTCGTTACAATTATTTTTGCTCTACCACCAATCATTCGATTAACTATTTTGGGAATAAGGCAAGTTCCTGATGATCTTATTGAAGCAGCAGAATCGTTTGGTGCCAGTCGAAATCAACTTTTATTTAAAGTTCAACTACCTCTTGCTGCGCCAACTATTATGGCGGGAGTTAATCAGACATTGATGTTATCACTTTCGATGGTTGTTATTGCCTCTATGATTGCTGTTGGCGGTTTGGGACAGATGGTACTAAGGGGAATTGGCCGATTAGATATGGGATTAGCGGCCGTAGGCGGTACAGGTATTGTCATATTGGCAATTATTCTGGATCGACTAACACAATCATTAGGTGAAAAAGCCAGCATTAAAAAAAATATCGCTTGGTATCACACGGGACCTATTGGCTTAATTATCTGTTTATTGCAAAAAACTAAAAGTCGCTTTGGGCAATAA
- the mprA gene encoding transcriptional repressor MprA → MESTQTQKETSFSPIEQLLNERKQQQQKSMIPLPYQQILLTRLCMHVQGKLLENRNSMLKKQGINETLFMALIILDTQKTHSIQPSELSDALGSSRTNATRIADELENRKWIERKESHNDRRCLHLHLTEEGANFLKKILPRQNENLEKIWSVFSAEEKNTIEKLMRKLLVKLDDLDNQTVC, encoded by the coding sequence ATGGAAAGCACACAAACACAAAAAGAAACTTCATTTTCTCCCATAGAGCAATTACTTAATGAGCGCAAACAACAACAACAAAAATCAATGATTCCGTTACCCTATCAGCAAATTTTACTAACACGCTTATGTATGCATGTTCAAGGTAAACTGTTAGAAAATAGAAATAGTATGCTTAAAAAACAAGGAATTAATGAAACGTTATTTATGGCATTAATAATTCTCGATACCCAAAAAACCCATAGTATACAACCCTCTGAACTTAGCGATGCTTTAGGTTCTTCGAGAACAAATGCAACGCGCATTGCAGATGAACTAGAAAATCGCAAATGGATTGAACGTAAGGAAAGTCACAATGATCGCCGCTGTTTACATCTCCATTTAACCGAAGAGGGGGCGAACTTTTTAAAAAAAATACTTCCTCGCCAAAACGAAAACTTAGAAAAAATTTGGTCTGTTTTTAGCGCTGAAGAAAAAAATACTATCGAAAAATTGATGAGAAAGTTATTAGTTAAACTTGATGATCTTGACAATCAAACAGTATGTTGA
- the nrdF gene encoding class 1b ribonucleoside-diphosphate reductase subunit beta, with protein sequence MAITNSIVRAINWNRIEDDKDLEVWNKLTTNFWLPEKIPLSNDIPTWNTLTKEEKKLTIRVFTGLTLLDTIQNNVGAPALMADALTPHEEAVMSNISFMEAVHARSYSSIFSTLCLTSDVDDAYQWSEENSALQKKAHLILEHYCNTHPLKKKIASVFLESFLFYSGFYLPMYWSSRGKLTNTADLIRLIIRDEAIHGYYIGYKFQKSLIKYSAKEKDEIKDFAYFLLLNLYENEIKYSESLYDDVGWTEDVKKFLHYNANKALMNLGYESLFPETMTDVSPAILSALSPNANENHDFFSGSGSSYIIGKTITTEDEDWNF encoded by the coding sequence ATGGCGATAACAAATTCGATAGTACGAGCAATCAACTGGAACCGTATTGAGGATGATAAGGATCTAGAAGTATGGAATAAATTAACCACCAATTTTTGGTTACCAGAAAAAATTCCGCTTTCAAATGATATTCCAACTTGGAATACATTAACAAAAGAGGAAAAGAAACTAACAATACGTGTTTTTACTGGCTTAACCCTATTGGATACTATCCAAAACAACGTAGGAGCGCCTGCATTAATGGCAGATGCCTTAACACCTCATGAAGAGGCTGTCATGTCAAATATCAGCTTTATGGAGGCCGTTCATGCTCGTTCTTACAGCTCTATCTTTTCAACCCTTTGTCTGACTTCTGATGTTGATGATGCTTATCAATGGAGTGAAGAAAATAGCGCTTTACAAAAAAAAGCCCATTTAATACTGGAGCACTATTGTAATACTCATCCACTTAAGAAAAAAATTGCCAGTGTCTTTCTCGAATCCTTCCTCTTCTATTCCGGATTTTACCTGCCAATGTATTGGTCAAGCCGAGGCAAATTAACCAATACTGCCGATCTTATTCGGTTAATAATCCGTGACGAAGCAATCCATGGCTACTATATCGGTTATAAATTTCAAAAATCATTAATCAAATATAGTGCGAAAGAAAAAGACGAAATAAAAGATTTTGCTTACTTCTTATTATTAAACTTATATGAGAACGAAATTAAATATAGTGAATCTTTATATGATGACGTTGGTTGGACAGAAGATGTAAAAAAATTTCTTCACTATAATGCCAATAAAGCATTAATGAATTTGGGTTATGAGTCACTTTTCCCGGAAACAATGACTGATGTTAGCCCGGCAATCTTGTCAGCACTATCACCAAATGCCAATGAAAATCACGATTTCTTTTCTGGTTCAGGTTCTTCTTACATTATTGGTAAAACCATTACTACAGAAGATGAGGATTGGAATTTCTGA
- the proX gene encoding glycine betaine/L-proline ABC transporter substrate-binding protein ProX — translation MRNSVFLAAVLTILISIKLSATELPGKGIKVQPIQSTIAEETFQTLIVNKALQKLGYQILPTQEVDYNVAYASLAAGDATFMAVNWQPLHNAQYEAVGGDKRLYRKGIYISNAVQGYLIDKKTSDKYHITNLAQFKEANIAKLFDTNGNGKADLTGCNPGWGCEAAINNHLNAYHLNTTVEHNQGNYAAMIADTITRYKEGKPILYYTWAPYWVNALLKPGKDVVWLQVPFSSLPNNDKSDTTLANGKNYGFPPSTMHIVANKIWAEKNPAAAKLFAIMKIPITDINAQNLRMHNGEASQADIERHAQGWIKAHQQLFNNWIKMALES, via the coding sequence ATGCGCAACTCTGTTTTTCTGGCTGCGGTTTTAACAATATTAATTAGTATTAAACTTTCTGCTACTGAACTACCTGGCAAAGGTATAAAAGTACAACCTATTCAAAGCACCATTGCGGAAGAGACTTTCCAAACTTTGATCGTTAATAAAGCATTGCAGAAATTAGGTTACCAAATATTACCGACTCAAGAGGTCGACTATAACGTTGCTTACGCATCACTCGCTGCCGGTGATGCAACTTTTATGGCTGTCAATTGGCAGCCATTACACAATGCTCAATATGAAGCAGTTGGTGGCGATAAACGCCTATACCGCAAAGGTATCTATATCAGTAATGCAGTTCAAGGTTACCTAATAGATAAAAAAACGTCTGATAAATACCACATCACCAACTTAGCCCAATTTAAAGAAGCGAATATTGCTAAATTATTCGATACTAATGGTAACGGTAAAGCTGACCTCACTGGCTGTAACCCAGGTTGGGGTTGTGAAGCCGCAATTAATAACCATTTAAATGCTTATCACTTAAATACAACCGTAGAGCACAATCAGGGTAACTATGCGGCGATGATTGCAGATACCATCACTCGTTATAAAGAAGGTAAACCCATCCTCTACTATACCTGGGCACCTTATTGGGTCAACGCCTTGCTTAAACCGGGTAAAGACGTTGTCTGGTTGCAAGTTCCTTTTTCTTCACTACCAAACAATGATAAAAGTGATACCACTTTAGCAAATGGTAAAAATTATGGTTTTCCACCTAGCACAATGCATATCGTCGCTAATAAAATTTGGGCGGAAAAGAATCCTGCTGCGGCAAAACTATTTGCCATTATGAAAATTCCAATTACAGATATTAATGCCCAGAATCTTCGTATGCATAATGGTGAAGCTTCGCAAGCTGACATTGAACGTCATGCTCAAGGTTGGATAAAAGCTCATCAACAACTTTTTAATAACTGGATAAAGATGGCTTTAGAAAGCTAG
- the proV gene encoding glycine betaine/L-proline ABC transporter ATP-binding protein ProV, with product MSFKIEVKNLYKIFGDHPKQAFKLIDKGLNKEQIFNKTGLTVGVKNANLAIEEGEIFVIMGLSGSGKSTLVRLLNRLIEPTKGQVLIDGEDIASISQEKLRKVRRKKISMVFQSFALMPHLNVLDNVAFGMELAGVAKPERTEKALVALRQVNLEQWAQSFPNELSGGMRQRIGLARALANDPDILLMDEAFSALDPLIRTEMQDELLSLQGDKQRTIIFISHDLDEAMRIGDRIAIMQDGIIIQVGTPDEILNNPVNNYVKTFFRGVDISQVFSAKDIARRRPDALLHVAPGFGPRSALKILNDEDRDYGYLIERGQKFVGIVSISSLEQALHDKKNIEQAILTSPGAIDANTPLNELISTIAQSPCAVPVIGDNQRYIGVISKGILLQALDKETING from the coding sequence ATGTCATTTAAAATTGAAGTGAAAAATTTATACAAAATATTCGGAGATCACCCTAAACAAGCTTTTAAACTTATCGATAAAGGCTTAAATAAAGAACAAATATTTAATAAAACCGGTTTAACTGTTGGTGTCAAAAACGCCAATCTGGCCATTGAAGAAGGCGAAATCTTTGTCATTATGGGTCTATCGGGATCAGGAAAATCTACCCTAGTGCGCCTCCTCAATCGCCTAATCGAACCGACCAAAGGTCAAGTCTTAATCGACGGCGAAGATATTGCTAGCATTTCGCAGGAAAAATTACGAAAAGTCCGGCGTAAAAAAATTAGTATGGTATTTCAATCCTTTGCGTTAATGCCCCATCTCAATGTATTAGATAATGTCGCATTTGGTATGGAATTAGCCGGTGTTGCCAAACCAGAACGAACAGAAAAAGCATTAGTCGCATTACGACAAGTTAATCTTGAACAATGGGCACAATCTTTTCCAAACGAACTATCAGGAGGAATGCGTCAACGTATCGGTCTTGCGCGGGCATTGGCTAATGATCCTGACATTCTGCTGATGGATGAGGCCTTTTCTGCATTAGATCCGCTAATTAGAACAGAAATGCAAGATGAATTACTGTCTTTACAAGGTGATAAACAACGCACAATTATCTTTATCTCTCACGATCTAGATGAAGCGATGCGGATCGGCGATCGAATCGCTATTATGCAAGATGGCATTATTATCCAAGTCGGTACTCCTGATGAGATCTTAAATAATCCAGTTAACAATTATGTTAAAACGTTTTTTCGTGGCGTCGATATTAGCCAAGTCTTCTCTGCCAAGGATATTGCCCGCCGTCGACCTGACGCCCTATTACATGTTGCTCCTGGTTTTGGACCACGTTCAGCACTAAAAATACTGAATGATGAAGATCGTGATTATGGCTATCTAATTGAAAGAGGACAAAAATTTGTCGGTATCGTTTCGATTAGCTCATTGGAACAAGCATTACACGATAAAAAAAATATTGAGCAGGCAATTCTAACCTCACCTGGTGCTATTGATGCCAACACGCCACTTAATGAACTTATTTCAACCATTGCTCAATCTCCCTGTGCAGTTCCTGTCATTGGTGATAATCAACGTTATATTGGCGTTATTTCCAAAGGGATCTTACTGCAAGCATTAGATAAGGAGACAATAAATGGTTAA
- a CDS encoding tRNA/rRNA methyltransferase, with the protein MNDSYSGKNGKVKVMYVRNNDSNTTNDRRKNKHLSTKNKKSSSRRNDRNNERLTDDPWKAISQRRDPVTSHSGISGKSLLDPEQIRRQRLEETRIYGEHACQAMFKHRPEAIVRAWFVQSITPHFRDALKWMAANRKAYHVVNEEELVKASGTEHHGGVCFLIKKRAGFDAEAYLAQSTKVDCVLAVEDIGNPHNLGAIMRSCAHFGAQGIILHNVAAMESGSAVRTAAGGAEYIKCIQSDNFATTLNKFRHAGYTIVTTSSHKDNIDIAKAELPEKIVLLLEQESDELTTSLCQKGDMSLSIGGTGQVKSLNVSVAAGIILAKWWQQNKI; encoded by the coding sequence ATGAATGATTCATATAGCGGTAAAAACGGTAAAGTAAAAGTGATGTATGTTCGTAATAACGACAGCAACACCACCAATGATCGACGAAAGAATAAACATCTTTCCACTAAAAATAAGAAATCGTCATCACGCCGTAATGATCGTAATAATGAACGTTTAACGGATGATCCCTGGAAAGCGATTTCTCAACGCCGAGATCCTGTTACTAGCCATAGTGGTATTAGTGGTAAAAGTCTACTTGATCCAGAACAAATTCGTCGCCAGCGTTTAGAAGAGACACGTATCTATGGTGAGCATGCCTGTCAAGCGATGTTTAAACATCGTCCGGAGGCAATTGTTCGCGCCTGGTTTGTTCAGTCTATTACTCCTCATTTCCGTGATGCACTCAAGTGGATGGCAGCAAATCGCAAAGCCTATCATGTGGTTAACGAAGAAGAGCTAGTAAAAGCTTCTGGTACTGAACATCACGGTGGAGTTTGTTTCTTAATTAAAAAGCGTGCTGGGTTTGATGCTGAAGCTTATTTAGCCCAATCAACTAAAGTTGATTGTGTATTAGCCGTTGAGGATATTGGTAATCCACATAATTTAGGGGCAATTATGCGTAGTTGCGCTCATTTTGGCGCACAAGGCATTATTCTACATAATGTTGCAGCAATGGAGTCAGGATCTGCAGTTAGAACCGCAGCAGGTGGTGCCGAGTATATTAAATGCATTCAATCAGATAATTTTGCTACCACATTGAATAAATTCCGTCATGCAGGCTATACCATTGTTACAACGTCTAGTCATAAAGATAATATTGATATTGCTAAAGCAGAGTTACCGGAAAAAATAGTACTGCTATTGGAACAGGAAAGTGATGAATTGACGACAAGTCTTTGTCAGAAGGGCGATATGAGTTTATCTATTGGAGGCACCGGTCAGGTTAAAAGTCTAAACGTTTCGGTCGCTGCCGGTATTATATTGGCTAAATGGTGGCAACAAAATAAAATTTAG